A stretch of DNA from Gottschalkia acidurici 9a:
ATCTTTGCTCTTCGTCTATTATTAATAGCCCTAAGTTGTTTAGTTTAACATCTTTTGATAGTATCCTATGAGTCCCCACTAAGATATCTAAATTTCCACTCTTTAAATCATTTATAATCTTTTTTTGTTGTCCAGCAGTTCTAAACCTACTTAACATTTCTACTTTAACAGGAAAGTCTGCAAATCTTTCTACTAGTGTATTATAGTGTTGCTGGGCTAGTATTGTCGTAGGAACTAGTATAGCTACTTGTTTTCCATCCATAACTGCTTTAAATGCTGCTCTGAGTGCAACTTCTGTTTTTCCATAACCCACATCTCCACAAAGAAGTCTATCCATAGGTTTTTCTGTTTCCATATCAGTTTTTATTTCTGATATACTTCTCAATTGATCATCTGTCTCCTGATAAGGAAACGCATCTTCAAACTGCTTTTGCCATGGGGTATCTTCACTAAACTTATAGCCCTTGATTGTATGTCTAGTAGCATATAGCTTTATTAAATCTTTCGCCATATCTTCTATTTGTTTTTTAACTTTAGTTTTAGTCTTAACCCAGTCTCCACTTCCAAGTTTGTTCACTTTAGGATCGCCTGAATCTGATCCTATATACTTCTGAATTAAGTTCATTTGATCTATAGGAACATATAGTCTATCTTCACCAGAATATTTTACTGTCATATAGTCCTTTTTTACACCTTGGACTTTTAACTGTTCAATCCCTAAATACTTCCCAATTCCATGTGACTCATGAACTACATGATCACCTATTTTTAGATCTGTAAACGATGATATTGGTGCTGCATCTTTTCTTGATTTAAATGTTTTTTTCTTTTTGTTAGTTCCAAAGATTTCTTTATCACTTATGATAGCAAGCTTTAACGCTGAATATTCAAATCCTCTACTTACGCTACCAGGAGTAATAAATACTTGACCTGATTTTATTTCTCTATCTCCATCTTCCACAAATGAACATTCTATTCCACTATCTTTCAAATCATGTAGTAGTCGTTTTCCTCTTTCTTCTACTCCACACAATATTATTACTTTATATCCTCTATATTTATAGTGGTTTAAGTCTTCTACTAGAATATCTAACTTATTGTGAAATGACTGCATACCCTTTACCCCAAAGTTTATTATTGCTTTAGGTTTAAATAAAGAAGTATTTTTCAATAGATTGGTTGAAGTTATGCAATTCTTTTTATTTATATCTTCTACTATTTCCTCTAGCGAGTAGTAAATATTTTGCTGTTTACTAAGAACTTCTCCTCTTTCAAATAAGTCCGTATATTTAACCATAAACTCACTTTTAAAGTCTTTCATACTTTCTTCGATTCTTTGAGGTTCATCTACTATTATAATTGCATCATCTTTAAAATAATTTATTAGGTTAGAAATATTTTCAGATATGTATGGTAGAACTATATCTAAGTTACTGATATTTAGTTTATTGTCTATTCTATCTATATAGTTGTTGAATTTTTCACTTAATTTTTCCTTAATTTCTTTTAATGATTTGTTTTTTTCTAGTTTCTTTAAAGATATATTTAAGTCTTCTTTTATATTTTCTATTATTTGTTCTATCTGATCATCTTCTATTAAAACCTCTTTAACTGGTGGAATATCTACTTCTTTTATATTATCTATAGATCTTTGAGTCTTTATATCAAAAGTTCTTATAGAGTCTACTTCTTCGTCAAATAATTCTACTCTAAATGGTATTTCCGAGTTTATAGGAAAGAAATCTATTATTCCACCTCTTATAGCAAATTGTCCTTTCCCCTCTATCATATCTACTCTTTCATATCCCTGTGCTATAAATTGGCTACCCAATGTCTCTAGTTCTACAATTTGTCCAAACTTTAATTTGCCAATGTATTTTCTTAATCCATCTGGGCTCATTATTTTATTTATAATAGCATTTATAGAAGATACTACTATTATATTTTCACCCTTACATAATCTATCTAAAACCTTTAATCTTTGATTAGATATATCATGACTAAAAGCATCCACATCATAAAAAACTATATCTCTTGAAGGAAATATCTCACTATTCTCTTTATCAAAGAAATTTAAATCCTCTGATATGGTTTTTGCCTTCAATTCATCATAAGTAATTATAAGTACTTGTCTATCTAAATGCTGATTTATACCATGAGATATATGAGATATATTTTCTCCAGATAAACCATGTAAAGCTATTGGTGAGTTATTCTTTTCTATTCCATCTATTATTTGACTATATGAGTTTAAGTTTTTTAAACTATCTATAAACATATTTTGAGTCAAAAAAATCAGCTCCTTAAATAAAAGAACAACCATAAGCTCAGGGTCTATCTCCTGAGCCTAAGGTTCTCCTTTATTAGCCATTATATTTATTCATTGAACTATCTATTCCTTCTTTTATAAGACACTCTATAGAATCAGCCGCTTTATTTAAGGCCTCATCCATTATAATTTGTTCTTCTTTATTAAATCTCCCTAGTACAAAGTCTGCTAAATCTCTACCCACTTCCGGTTTTCCTACTCCAATTTTAACCCTTGGGAAGTTATCTTTTTGAAGTAAGTATATTATCGACTTCATTCCATTATGACTTCCAGCACTACCTTTTGATCTTATTCTTAAAGCTCCAAGGCCTATATCTATATCATCTACAATCACTATTATATTTTCTACTGGAACTTTGAAAAAGTTAGATATTTCTAAAACAGATTCCCCACTTCTATTCATAAATGTTTGTGGCTTTACAAACATCACTTTTTCATTGCCTAGATTAACTTCTCCATATACTGATTTAAACTTTATTTTATTTATCTTAACATTGTGTCTATTTGCTAAAATATCTATAACATCAAATCCTACGTTATGTCTAGTTCCATCATATTTACTTCCAGGGTTACCTAGACCTACAACTACATACAAAAAATCAACTCCTCAATAGTAAGACTAGTTAAATAGTGTACTTACGGATTCGTTCTGATAAATTCTTTTTATAGCTTTTGCAAACATTGGTGCAACAGAAACAACATCAATTTGGTCTATTTGCTTTTCTTCTGATAGTGGAATAGTGTCTGTTACTACTAACTTTTCTATAACTGAATCTTTAATTCTTTCTATAGCTGGCCCAGATAATACTGCATGCGTACAACAAGCATAAACTTTCTTAGCTCCAAAATCTTGTAATACTTGTGCTGCTTTAGTCATTGATCCTGCTGTATCTATTATATCATCAACTATTATTGCATTTTTCCCTTCTATATCACCAATAACATTCATTACTTCTGAAACATTAGCTTTTGGTCTTCTTTTTTCTATTATTGCAATAGGTAAGTCTAATATACTAGCAAAGTTTCTAGCTCTTTGTACTCCCCCTACGTCTGGTGAAACTATTACTGTATCTTTATCTACCATCTTTTTAAAGTATTCAGCTAAAATTGGTCCTCCTAATAAATGATCTACTGGAATATCAAAATATCCTTGAAGCTGTGCAGCATGTAGATCCATACTTACAACTCTATCCGCTCCTGCTGCAGTTATTATATCTGCTACTAGTTTAGAAGTGATAGGATCTCTGGCTTTGGCTTTTCTATCTTGTCTTGCATATCCATAATAAGGAACAACTGCATTTATTCTGCCAGCTGATGCTCTTTTAAGTGCATCTATCATTATAAGTAATTCCATTAAGTTATCATTTGATGGTGGACAAGTTGGTTGAATTATAAAAACATCTACTCCTCTAACTGTTTCTCCGATATTTACTGATATTTCTCCATCACTAAACTTTCCTACTTCACTACTTCCCATTTCTATACCTAGCTCAGTACATATATTTTCTGCTAAATCCTTATTAGAGTTCCCCGCAAATATCTTTATGTTGTTTCCACTAATGTTCATTATATTTTCCTCCTGCTGCTTATTATTTATTTTTTTATTAAACCTTTTTTAGTTACCCAATTTTCTTTATTTTCCTGTCTAGATCTTGCTATTGCTAGACTGTATTCTTCTACATTATTAGTTATAGTCGAGCCTGCTGCAACATACGAATTCTCATTTATAATTACTGGTGATATTAAGTTTGAATTACATCCTATAAAAGTATTATCCTTAACTATAGTTTTATTTTTATCTTTTCCATTATAGTTTACAAATACTACTCCACATCCTATGTTTACATTTTTACCAACTTCTGAATCTCCTATATAAGATAAATGTGAGGCCTTAGAGTTATCACTTATTGTTGAATTCTTCACTTCTACGAAGTCACCTATTTTTACATTTCTACCTAAGTTACTATTAGGTCTTAGATTCGCAAAAGGTCCAATATGACAATCATCTTCTACTTTACTATCTACTATATTTGATATCTGTATCTCTACTTTATTTCCTATTTTGCTATTTTTTATTCTAGTATTTTGCCCTATTATGCAATCCTCACCTATTTCAGTATTTCCCTCTATAACTACTCCTGGATGTATTACAGTGTCTATTCCTATTTTAACATTTTTATCTATATAAGTACTCTCTGGATCTATAATTATAGCCCCTTCAAGCATTAATCTTTCATTTGTTCTCTTTCTCATTATTTTTTCAGCTTCTGCTAGCTGAACTTTTGAATTAATCCCTTGTATTTCACCACTATCTTCTATTTTATATCCACCTATTTTGAAATCTTCATTTCCTAGTATGTGTATTGCATCTGTAAGATAGTACTCTTTTTGTGCATTATTATTATCTATTTTTTCTAATGCCGTTTTTAATTCTTTACCTTTAAAGCAGTATATTCCTGAGTTTACTTCAGTTATTTTTCTTTGTTCTTCCGTAGCATCTTTTTCTTCAACTATTCCGCTTACATTTCCGTTATTATCTCTTATTATTCTTCCGTATCCTGTTGGATTACTAATTTCTGATGTTAAGACAGTAGCTCCAAATCCTCCATCTATATGAAATTTAGTAAATGCTTTTATAGTTTCACTAGTTATAAGTGGTGTATCTCCGCATAGCACTACAACAAAGCTATCATCTTCTATATGTTCTTTTGCTTGCATAACAGCATATCCTGTTCCGTACGGTAGTCCCTCTCCTACTTGTTGTTCTACAAATAAAACATCTTCATTGTCTATACTCTCTTTAACTATGTCTCCTTTATATCCTATGACTACTACGTTTTTATCTATATTTGCATCTTTAGCGCAGTCTATAACATGACTTAATAATGGCTTACCACAAACTTTATGGGCAACTTTAGGAAGTTTTGACTTCATCCTAGTACCTTCTCCGGCCGCCAATATTATGGAAAGAATCATTTATCGTTCACTCCCTCTTTAAATCAAAAAAATCTCTAAAATATAAATCATCAATATAAATATTAATCTAATACAGTAAAAAAACAAGTTTATACTTTATATTATATGCTATTTTCTACAGTTAGATAATACCATCTAAAAAATCCAAGTAAAAAAGGGTCTATTCGACCCTTAATTTTGCTCACTTAAAACTTTTTCATATTCTTTAAGTACAGCTTCTTCTATAATACTTCTCATTTCTTGCTTTATTGGATGAGCTATATCTCTAAACTCTCCATCTGTCATTTTTCTACTTGGCATAGCTACAAATAGTCCCTCTTGTCCCTCTATAACCTTTATGTCATGGACTACAAATGCATCGTCAAATGTAATTGAAATTATTGCCTTCATCTTTCCATCTTCAGTTATCTTTCTAACTCTAACATCTGTTATTTTCATGAACTTAACCACCCTTTCCCCCAGAGGTCTCTTTTCCTTTATATGAAACTTAATACTATAATTCTCTATTCTTCTGTTAATTCCTTCTTTGTTTTTAAAACTATTTCACCTTTTTGCTCATTAATTTCTTTTAAGATCAAAAGCGACTCAAATTCATCTACAAGTTTCTTTTTAGGTTCCTCTGTAGACATAAAGACACCTATGCCCTCTACTTCAGCTTTAAACTCCTTCATCATATCTATAATACCTTTGGCAGTTCCACCGGCTTTCATAAAGTCATCTATTATTAATACTCTAGCCCCTTCTTTCATAGATTTTCTTGAAAGGGACATTGTTTGTATCTTCCCTGTAGACCCAGATATATAGTTTATACTTACAGTAGGTCCTTCTGTAATTCTCGCATCTTTTCTTATTATAACTAGTGGTACGTTTAAAGTCTTAGCAGTCATTAGTGCTATTGGAATACCTTTGGTTTCAATAGTAACTACATATTCTATATTTTTATCTGCAAATTTTGATGCAAATATTGTCCCGATTTTACTAGATATGTCTGGTGAATATAATATATCCATAACGAATATGAATCCACCAGGTATAACTCTACTTTCGTCTGATATTCTATGGCATAGTTTTTTTAAAAACTCTTCAGAAGATTCACTTGGTACGTTATATACAAATCTTACTCCTCCACCAGCGCCAGCAATAGTTTCCACATACCCTATACTAAGTTTATCTACTAATTCCTTTACCGTAACAATGTCACCACTTATAGTAGTCTTAGATGAATTGAATTTTTCTACAAAATAATTATATGTGAATATACTATTAGGATTATTAGTAAGTATATATAGTATTGCACCTATCCTCTCGTTTTTCTTGAATTTATCCATTAAGTTCCTCCTTAATGTGCTTTTTAGTTAATTATATTATAATTTTATTCACTATTTATAAAATATTCAATAGCACTATATATATTTTGTTTATTTTATTACCATGGTTATGATATAATCTTCACTGTATTGATTAGAACTTTATAATACATTATTGATATAGATAAAAAACTTTGCTAATTTCTTGGAGGTAATTAAATATGATTTCGTTTGATATAAATAAAGACAGCTTTTCTCGTGTTCACTTCATAGGTATAGGTGGAATAAGCATGAGTGCCTTAGCTGAAATTCTGATTAAAGAAGGATTTGAAGTTTCTGGTTCTGACTCAAAAGACTCCCCTATCATTAACAAACTAAGAGACAAAGGTGCTACTATATACATAGGTCATGAATCTAATAATATAAAAGACGGCTTAGACTTGGTTGTATTTACTGATGCTATAAGTAAAGATAACCCAGAATATTTAGAAGCCTTAAATAAAAAAATTCTTACTGTAGATAGAGGTAACTTCTTAGGACAGCTTATGAAAAAATATAAAGATTCTATAGCTGTATCTGGTACTCATGGTAAAACTACCACAACTGGCATGTTATCTACTATATTACATTCTTCTCACCTTGATCCTACTATATTATTAGGTGGAGAACTTGACTGTATAAATGGAAACGTTAGAATAGGTAAGGATAATTTAATCTTAACTGAAGCCTGTGAATATAAAGGAAATATATTAAAGTTCCACTCTACTATTGGAGTTATTCTAAACGTTGAGGCTGATCATTTAGATTATTATAACAGTATTGATGAAATAATAGACACTTTTAGTGGATTTGTTAAATTAATTCCTAGAGATGGTCATGTAATTATCAATAATGATGATGAAAATGCAATAAAGTCTGTAAGTGATGCTGTATGTAACGTAGTAACTTTCGGTATAGACAAAGATAGTACTTACAAAGCTAATAATGTATCTTTTGATCAAAGTGGTCATTCTTATTTTTCACTAACTATAGACAACAATGAGTCATATGATGTTGTTTTAAGTGTAACAGGTATTCATAATGTTTATAATTCTCTAGGTGCTATAGCAGCTGCTCATATTTCTGGTCTAGATATTAAGGAAGTTATTGAAAAAATAAAAGATTATAAAGGCACTCATAGAAGACTTGAATACAA
This window harbors:
- the purR gene encoding pur operon repressor produces the protein MDKFKKNERIGAILYILTNNPNSIFTYNYFVEKFNSSKTTISGDIVTVKELVDKLSIGYVETIAGAGGGVRFVYNVPSESSEEFLKKLCHRISDESRVIPGGFIFVMDILYSPDISSKIGTIFASKFADKNIEYVVTIETKGIPIALMTAKTLNVPLVIIRKDARITEGPTVSINYISGSTGKIQTMSLSRKSMKEGARVLIIDDFMKAGGTAKGIIDMMKEFKAEVEGIGVFMSTEEPKKKLVDEFESLLILKEINEQKGEIVLKTKKELTEE
- the spoVG gene encoding septation regulator SpoVG, producing the protein MKITDVRVRKITEDGKMKAIISITFDDAFVVHDIKVIEGQEGLFVAMPSRKMTDGEFRDIAHPIKQEMRSIIEEAVLKEYEKVLSEQN
- the pth gene encoding aminoacyl-tRNA hydrolase; amino-acid sequence: MYVVVGLGNPGSKYDGTRHNVGFDVIDILANRHNVKINKIKFKSVYGEVNLGNEKVMFVKPQTFMNRSGESVLEISNFFKVPVENIIVIVDDIDIGLGALRIRSKGSAGSHNGMKSIIYLLQKDNFPRVKIGVGKPEVGRDLADFVLGRFNKEEQIIMDEALNKAADSIECLIKEGIDSSMNKYNG
- a CDS encoding ribose-phosphate diphosphokinase, which gives rise to MNISGNNIKIFAGNSNKDLAENICTELGIEMGSSEVGKFSDGEISVNIGETVRGVDVFIIQPTCPPSNDNLMELLIMIDALKRASAGRINAVVPYYGYARQDRKAKARDPITSKLVADIITAAGADRVVSMDLHAAQLQGYFDIPVDHLLGGPILAEYFKKMVDKDTVIVSPDVGGVQRARNFASILDLPIAIIEKRRPKANVSEVMNVIGDIEGKNAIIVDDIIDTAGSMTKAAQVLQDFGAKKVYACCTHAVLSGPAIERIKDSVIEKLVVTDTIPLSEEKQIDQIDVVSVAPMFAKAIKRIYQNESVSTLFN
- the mfd gene encoding transcription-repair coupling factor, with amino-acid sequence MTQNMFIDSLKNLNSYSQIIDGIEKNNSPIALHGLSGENISHISHGINQHLDRQVLIITYDELKAKTISEDLNFFDKENSEIFPSRDIVFYDVDAFSHDISNQRLKVLDRLCKGENIIVVSSINAIINKIMSPDGLRKYIGKLKFGQIVELETLGSQFIAQGYERVDMIEGKGQFAIRGGIIDFFPINSEIPFRVELFDEEVDSIRTFDIKTQRSIDNIKEVDIPPVKEVLIEDDQIEQIIENIKEDLNISLKKLEKNKSLKEIKEKLSEKFNNYIDRIDNKLNISNLDIVLPYISENISNLINYFKDDAIIIVDEPQRIEESMKDFKSEFMVKYTDLFERGEVLSKQQNIYYSLEEIVEDINKKNCITSTNLLKNTSLFKPKAIINFGVKGMQSFHNKLDILVEDLNHYKYRGYKVIILCGVEERGKRLLHDLKDSGIECSFVEDGDREIKSGQVFITPGSVSRGFEYSALKLAIISDKEIFGTNKKKKTFKSRKDAAPISSFTDLKIGDHVVHESHGIGKYLGIEQLKVQGVKKDYMTVKYSGEDRLYVPIDQMNLIQKYIGSDSGDPKVNKLGSGDWVKTKTKVKKQIEDMAKDLIKLYATRHTIKGYKFSEDTPWQKQFEDAFPYQETDDQLRSISEIKTDMETEKPMDRLLCGDVGYGKTEVALRAAFKAVMDGKQVAILVPTTILAQQHYNTLVERFADFPVKVEMLSRFRTAGQQKKIINDLKSGNLDILVGTHRILSKDVKLNNLGLLIIDEEQRFGVKHKEAIKILKESVDVLTLTATPIPRTLHMSLIGIRDMSVLEEPPEERYPIQTYVVEYNEQMLRDAIVKELSRNGQIYILYNRVQTISEFSAKIQRLVPEARITVAHGQMSERELEKVMLEFLKGEYDVLVCTTIIETGLDIPNVNTIIIHDADKMGLSQLYQLRGRVGRSNRIAFSYFTYEKDKVLTEVAEKRLRAIKEFTEFGSGFKIAMRDLEIRGAGNLLGGEQHGQMAAIGYDLYVKYLDEAIKRLRGEQREEKVETSIELNVDGYIPDRYIRNEDQKIEVYKRISAIENKSDYSDILEEIIDRFGDVPKQVVNLINISYIKSLCSRAKISSIKQIDKLVKIEFIEDKYITLDLMNELLSRFGSNIQFDISRNPSIKYKLKGNSQEDILSELEDVAGKISSFINASK
- the glmU gene encoding bifunctional UDP-N-acetylglucosamine diphosphorylase/glucosamine-1-phosphate N-acetyltransferase GlmU translates to MILSIILAAGEGTRMKSKLPKVAHKVCGKPLLSHVIDCAKDANIDKNVVVIGYKGDIVKESIDNEDVLFVEQQVGEGLPYGTGYAVMQAKEHIEDDSFVVVLCGDTPLITSETIKAFTKFHIDGGFGATVLTSEISNPTGYGRIIRDNNGNVSGIVEEKDATEEQRKITEVNSGIYCFKGKELKTALEKIDNNNAQKEYYLTDAIHILGNEDFKIGGYKIEDSGEIQGINSKVQLAEAEKIMRKRTNERLMLEGAIIIDPESTYIDKNVKIGIDTVIHPGVVIEGNTEIGEDCIIGQNTRIKNSKIGNKVEIQISNIVDSKVEDDCHIGPFANLRPNSNLGRNVKIGDFVEVKNSTISDNSKASHLSYIGDSEVGKNVNIGCGVVFVNYNGKDKNKTIVKDNTFIGCNSNLISPVIINENSYVAAGSTITNNVEEYSLAIARSRQENKENWVTKKGLIKK
- the murC gene encoding UDP-N-acetylmuramate--L-alanine ligase; this translates as MISFDINKDSFSRVHFIGIGGISMSALAEILIKEGFEVSGSDSKDSPIINKLRDKGATIYIGHESNNIKDGLDLVVFTDAISKDNPEYLEALNKKILTVDRGNFLGQLMKKYKDSIAVSGTHGKTTTTGMLSTILHSSHLDPTILLGGELDCINGNVRIGKDNLILTEACEYKGNILKFHSTIGVILNVEADHLDYYNSIDEIIDTFSGFVKLIPRDGHVIINNDDENAIKSVSDAVCNVVTFGIDKDSTYKANNVSFDQSGHSYFSLTIDNNESYDVVLSVTGIHNVYNSLGAIAAAHISGLDIKEVIEKIKDYKGTHRRLEYKGYFDGVRVIDDYAHHPTEIMATLKAVRNLEFKKTWCIFQPHTYTRTKSLLNEFSDAFFDADKVIIANIYAAREKDNGEIHSKDLVKMLKEKNVDAYHFDTFDEIVEFISKNVSEGDLVLTMGAGDVYKIGEILLDRN